The nucleotide window aGATCTTTAGGGATGCTTTCCATAGAGCACCATAGTTCTTGATTGCCaagtgtaagaaatcaggaaaggaaggcatgGCTGAGCTGAGACCTactggtcaaactaaagggcaagcAGGAAAGGCAGAGGCAGTGGAAGTAGGGACAGGTATCCTGAGAAAAGTATAGGGACACTGCCCAGTTGTGTAGAGAtagggtcaggaaggccaagacaGGGCTGGAGCTGAGCTTGGCAAGTTACACAAAGAATATAAGGGCGGCTTCTACTGGCATGTCatccagaaaaggaaggtcagaGAAAGCGTACCCCCCATGACAAGCAAGACTGgaaaactggtaacaacagacaaggagaaggctgaggtactcaacaacttttttgcctcagtcttcactgtcaacctctcttcccacacctctcaagtaGATGAACcgcaagacagggactggggaagCAAAGctcctcccactgtaagagatcaggtttgtgaccacATGAGgaaactgaacatacataagtctatgggacctgatgagatgcatcccagggtcctgagggaattgtCTGATGTAGTTGCAAAGTCACCCTCCATGATATTTACTTCCACGAGATTTACTTGTGGCGCAAGAATTGCAACTACTGCTGATAACCAATGCCCCAATGTCCTAGGCATCATCTGCAGGCAGGTGCATTGAGCATGATGAACGGgacaaagaaggaggaaggaagacagagaaaaacacTAATAAAGAGCTCAGTGAATTGCATTGGTCATATAATGTCTCCTGCTACCGTAGTGCAAGCCTGCAGCCACTGTccctgtgctggctctgccctgTGCTCATGTCACACCATCTGGAAGGGATAAAGGCCACCTGAGCAACTCAAGAAAGTGAagactttttttcactttttgccATAAACTTCCTAGAAAAAAGCAACTTTGTACTTTGGTTTCCCGTTGAAAGAAAATGGGTGTATTGCACTCTCTGTAAATACAGAAGGAAGATGTAACATCTTGGAAGACTTTTAATGCCACATAGTAAAAGCCTGTTTCATTTCTGACACTGAACAGTGCCTCGTGGGGTGAATGCAATCACCCAGCTGTCCCCACTCAAAGGTGTACTTTGAGTACTTCCCATTTGATAAAGCTGTTTCCAAATGTCTCCCTTCTGCTAAGCATCTGTGCATCCTCAAACACacatttctgcatctttgaagGTTGAGTTTcagttcatttcattttttcctctattttcctaACCCCCAAAACCACAGACCAAAACCACAAGGAGCCTCAGGCTGTCTAGATAGCTTAAAAAGTGGAGGGATGCTGACAGACCAGGACTGCCCATGGTCTCTCCTCTTACAGCTATTGATTGATCTGGGGTAAGAGAAGGGATTTTTGTACTGGTCCtctgccaaaaaaataaaaggcaaaaagaaaccACTGACAAAGTGAAGATTTGGCCAGGTTCTACTTCAGatgctgaaaaatactttttttcatcttatacagatggaagaaatgtttttacaCACTGAGACCTTCCAGCAAACGTTCTTTTCACTTCCCAAACACCAGAATAAGATAAGCCTGGACCACCGACTTCATGTGAAAGAGAAGGGTCCAGCAGAATGTTACCTATTTGTCTTCTATACGTCTGCCTGGTGTACATTTCTGTTGCCAGTTCAGAAGCCTGCAGCGCTTTTCTGTTCTCTGCCAGATGTTTGCTGCTCACTGCATTGACCAAAAGCATCTCAAGGCAGTGGTAAGCAGCCTCTGTGGCCCTCCGACCCTGCACATGCAATGCCCTGCAGTCCCTGTTAACATTTCTTTGCTGAATTTTCCTCCATGGTTTCTCACAGGATGAAATTACCTCTAAAGTGCTATTGCAGGTCTGGAATACCTGAGAATTTTTAACTCTGGtggttttttaccttttcttcagcaaaagaCAAGGTCAAGCACTTTCTGGAGTCCAAAAAGACATCAAAGGTAAAGGgcgagggaaaaaaaagcaaacccttcATATAAAGCATTTCAGAGTACTCATGCAGCATATTAGAGAGCAAAAGGAGCTTTCTGGCTCCTATCTGGCTGTTGTTGCAATTGTTAATGTGGTTTTTGTTCCATTATTAATGACACCAGAAAGAGAAATCAGGCCTCCCAGACAAACTTGAGAGACTCTCAGATggcaaagagaaggaaggaaaaaaaccctttaaaataatggaaataaacaaaaggaaggggaagggaaactTAAAATACCGAGCATGTACCAATAAAAATCTGCAGATGTCTATAGCAGTGTAGGGATGGTGAACCAAATCTTTTACAGAGCTTGTAAATCATTCCCAGAGCCTGCGAGTTTACAAGCACTTTGTAATTAGACAAGGAAAAACTAATTTCTTACAACCTGTACTGTATTTTTTGATACATTTGTGTTTCTTAGAACTGCTGTTTGACAagcatagaaaaataaaatcagaacagAAGCATTAATGGATGAAACTATAACCTGGAATGGCGTATCATTAGCCTCATCTGAATGTGGTTGGACAGGATTTCAGTAAAAAGCTTTGTTAGGAAAATACATCATGACTATGCCAAGGTAAGTAATCTCAGGATTAACACTCCAATCTGTTTTTCCTGTAAAGTTACCCTGAGTTAGCTGCCAAAGCAGTATCCCTGCAGAAGAGCCGGGCAGGGCGCACCCCTTTGCTCCCACCCAGCAGAAACAGCTCCACTGCTGAAGCCTTGCACTGATGCTCAAGCGCTGAAGCTCAGGACCAAGCACCAGCTCATTCCCAGCATCCTCTTCAAACCCCATCCCAACAGCAGAAGAGATCTGCTGAAGCTCATCCTCCATTGCATTTGGGGTACTGGGAGGCAGACAGGTGCTGGGAGGACTCAGAGGGGCCAAGCATCAAAGTTAAATTTGGTTAGACTGGCTGCTAATCAATAATACAGCTGTCATCGGTACTCCTTGAAGTCAAGCTATTTGCCCTGCAGTCATCTGTTGATGGGGCTGCACCCTGTGGTCCCCAACACCAGCCTCTATCGTGCAGCTCACCACAGCCATGGTGTGCGGGCTGCTAGCAGGGAGCCTGTCTCGAAAATCTCCCCTGCCCTCCGTGGCTCTGTTGCTCTGCCAGCTGGTTCCCACCCTGCCCCAAGTGCTCCCCCATTGCTGCCATCTCACACCCAGCCACATTACTGCTTAAAAGAAACCTCCTCCCTTGCAGAAGGGATGTttgcagcacagcaggagaaaGCGTTGCTTGCAGTGGGCTCTCAGGGAGAGAGAAACCAGCCATCTTTCAGATAAATAAAGTTTATAAATAAGTTTATAAAAATCTGATTAAATGCTTTCTTAATACTGGGCATTTTGTCATATGTGCCACTGTTTTTCTTGAGGtgcagtttatattaaaaaaaactcaaGCTCTAGACAatttataatttttcctttaaaaagaaggaaTCTGAAAATTCTTTGCTGTTAATTATTGATGCTGAAAACAAACACTCATTTCTTATCCCAGGACTGAACAATTGACCTATACTGTAAGCCAAAACTGCCAATATTTGGGAAGAACTCCAGACCTGGATTTCAATTTCATGATTAACATCTGTCTTTCCAACACAGTGGATTAAATCAATGCAACCAGTGtgatacattttaaattactgaaCGTTCAATTTAGTTTATATGAGTGTATGCCTCATATGTTGTGCTGCCAAAATAGGTCACTGGGCCAAGAGCTcaaaaatagtttaaagaaattttaaaagaaaattacgTAAATTTACATTACCATGAGACCTTCTTTAATGCTTTGAGGAATAAAACCACCATGAAACAACGGGGTCAAGGAAGAAATTTTGCTACAGGGGGTCTCACTTTCAGCAGGGACACCCAGACACGATGTTGGCCTGGCGCAGCAGAGGAGATCTGGCAAAGCACAGGAGCAGCTCAGACAGATGGGGTGGAAGGGAAGCACTTTGTATGCTGCTTTTGCAGATGAAGTGCAACCATGCTTTCAGGCACCTCCAGCACCACGGCAGGCTGCAAGATCAAGTATTTGGGCAGTGTGTCTTCACTGATCTCTCCTCCTGCTGTCCCTCCACCTGACTCCCATTGCTGAAGCTTCAAGAGATGCACCAGGAGTCAGGGAAGCTGGAGATGTTATTGCAGCCTGAATAAAAGGTGGATCCTGGTAGTCCATGCAGATTGCACCCTCTCTTGCCAAGGCCTGACCTAAATCCTATGAAGTCCTCCCTGAGGTGTGCAAGTAGAAAACCCTAATGCCACATGAAAGTCAGCTTTCACCTGGCTGCACATGACAGCATCACCTGTGTTGGAAAGCCCCAGTGGGAGCAGGtcccctgcagcctgcccagggctgtgcttCAGGCACCCAGACCCTCGCAGGGCTCAATTGTCATCCTTGCAGACAAGCAGCATGTAGGGAAACCTGCAGGGCGTTGCtctttcctcccccccaccccaagaagCTTGTGCTGACCAGCAGCCTGAGGTGCCTCTCTTTTATCCACTCCCTACTAAAGAAAACTTAAGGAGAGGGAAACACgaagaagagagggatggaaGATCTGCGAAGGGGCCACCCAGGCAGGTAATTCTTCTGCCGGTCAGAGGGGCAGCTCTCCTGGGGGTGCCTATGGCCTCTGGCAGCATTCGCCCCTGAGCGAGGGTGAATTTTCAGGATTGGGGCACTCACAGCTTTTCCCTGACACGCTGTCCCATGTTTCTGAAAGAAGGACATGCATTTCTGGGGATCTCCTCTGGATGACAGTGGAATGGAGAGAGGAGTCCCCAGTGCTTGTGCTGGGTATGCTGGGATGGGAACCGGACTCATTTTCCAGCGTGATCATCTGAGgtgacccctgggacccccacccagccccaccaTCTCACCCGCAGCATCACCAGACTCCTCGGGGCAGTAAAGTTCTTTTGAACACCCCGAAGAGAAATTTCCCTTAGGGGTGCGTGTTTCCTTaacaatcacacacacacaagcgCGTGTGTAACGCTCATTTCCTGGCTGGGGCGATGGCAGGCGGCCGGGCAGCACTTTCCCTTCCTCAGCCAATTGCATCTTCAACCCGTATCGGAGGATCGCGGGGTGTGAGGCGTGGGAGAGCCCGGGGACCGGTGCGCCGGGCGCCGCGGGGGGGCTGCGACCAGCCCCGGCGCCGCGGCAGgagcgggaggaagaggagggagaggagggaggaagaggccTGGGGCGGGCAGCCCCCGAGGTCGGGCCGCGCTGGCCGGCCCAGCCGCTTCAATGCAACCCCTGGGGCATCGGCTTCTCTCTGATGAGACCgctgcggggctgccggggcgTCGTCGTGGGGACCGTCACCCTCTGCCTGGCCGCCGGGTGGGCTCTGCAGAGTAAGTGTCCGACTCCGTCCCTGTCTCCCCTGCGCTTCCTCCCCCggccctttcctccccctcctcctcttcctcgccgcgcagcccccgcgctGCCGAGCggtgcggagcggtgcggagcgcCCGGCCGCTGCAACCCGCGCTGGGCTGGCGGCAAACGGCGAgagccctccccagcccggccTTAACCGGCGTGCCCggagggctgctggggaggggatggggacagggggctCCGGCTGGCATCGCGCTCTCTGCaggctgggaacgggctgggaaGCCTCGTCCCCGCTCCCGCTGCTCGGAGCCAACGACAGAGGGGACGCAAATCCCGGGTAACCAGCCCGAAAGGGCTCGGGTCACGCTGGGAAGGGCGGCGGTGAGGAGGGAAGGTGGATTTCAGCCCAGCGCCCCACGGGGGgtgagcggggagggggcagcaccTAGAGAGCCGGCCGGTCCCCTCCAAGCCAGGCCAGAGGAGGCTGCGGCCAGCCCCCGCGCCTGGGAACTGGGGCGGGCAGTGCCACCAGTGGGTTTGGTGTGGATGCGTCACGCCATCTCCTTCATCATCAAGGTGATGCACAAGCAGGACACTGACAGGCTGAGGAACTGTCCCCCAGAGTTTTATAGATCCATTTTAGAGCTGTCCCCCCTATTTTTGAGCTCCTGCGTGGAGGCCTCCCGCTGCCAGTCCTTGTCTACCCGCTCCCCAGCACGCTGCAGGCCCAGCTGCGCTGCTCCAGCCAGCTCTGGCACACAAAGCCGCGCTTCCAGCTTTGACTCTCGGCCAGGCAAATACTTTGGAGTGCAGCAGCATGCCAGGGTCAGCAAACTCACCGCACTTTGAGTGGCACTGGTGCTCTCTTCTCGGTGCATGTTTTACTGGGCGTGAAGGGTCTGGTTTTGCAACCAGCAGAGTACAGTGGCCTTGCGCGGGGTGCTGCAAGTGGGTGTGATGTTTGCTCCCAAGTCTGTTGCAGCTCTGTTTGGATTAGACCAGTTCAGGTGATCTAGGCGGACTgcgttttaaaaatatttttgaatggtTAGATGTTGCATAGCCTTTTTCAGCTTTGCGTGTGCTCGACAGGGACAGAACACGTTTGCAAATAATTTAATtgaaggattttttgtttttccatgtttACCTTGCAATCACATATTCAGAACAAAGCCATGCCTTTATCAAAACATAAAAGGGTGAGACACTCAGTTCCTGTCTGGTCAGAAACAGTGCGAAAGGCCTTTAAATAAACACATAGAGCAGAAAACAATTAGAACTATTTGCAGCGATTACCAGAGGTTCCTGTCTGTTCTGTTTCTTTAGCTGGCACAAACCCCTTTTTCACAGCTCTGGTTAGTCTCTCCTGCACACAGGCTGAACTGCAGACCACAGCTTAGCCAAGGATGCACTGGGCTACCCGGAAAGCGTGGTGTGCCTGCAAGGGGACTGGGCAGCACGCACGTGACAAGACGTCCACAAAGGGGGAATCCCAGGAGTATTATCTTGGAAAAAGCCTAGATCCTATctagttaaaaaaatacagagtggCTGAGGctttctcctgtgctggtcccatAGGTGAGGACCTGGGAATCAAACTGACTTCTCAAACTTCCCTGCCTTACCTTGACCAGCAGAGTTTCTGAATTCTGCTAAAGAACCCAAATAGAGAAAAGTCAGCTTGTAATTCATTTACCCATCTCTCCGCAGTTGTGGTTGCTCTGGGGTTTTGGCCATGGGCAGTTCTTTtttgataaatttttaaaagataatttctgtCCCtcagagatattttttcattgcctttttaAACCATTCTTTTCCTTGGAGACTTTGCAGAACCTCCAGGATCATCTGCAGGGGTCCTGCTTTGTGGTCCTTCAGCATAGCTGAGACTCTTGTCCTGCCTCCCCACTAGGTCACAGACATTTGCAGCtctgcattattttttcagttctgttcttGCAGTCAGGCTGTTCCCACAGCATGAGAGGAGAGTGGGTGAGCTGCTCCAAGCCAAACCAGGAAAAGGCATTCATTCAGTGGTGAGGCTTACTCTGTGCTTTATCTGCCTTTTGCTTGGTTTGATTTTTGTGGGTAGATAACAGGATTTCAATCTCTATCCACGTGTCTCAAACATGCAaccaattatttaaaaaaaaaaaagtatgccaTTTGAAACTCAGATGTTTGGTGTTCATCCAAATCTTCGTGCAGAAATACCCACACGCAAGCAGAAATTATTGCGGTTACACATTAAACTAAATGGTCAGTTCAGTTTCACAGCGTTATGAACAGCTCTGCAATCACAGCAGTAGGAACTAAGTGAGAATTAAATATTCTTTCATGTGCATTTTTGCCTGGAAATCATCAGGAACATGAAGTCCCTGACTTCACATGAAACTGTGTAGCTTTGATTACATACCGTTTATCTGTACTGGCATGTAACTGTCTGTCTTCACAAAACTGTTGTCTCAAACGTTGATTATGCATCCTGAAAATATGATGAAGTCCTTGTCTGCTAGAGTTCTTGCTTTTGAGGGATGGCAATTAATATCATAGGTTACCTTGGCCATGGTGATTAAACTTTCCATTTAAATGCAGGATTTTAAAGGAAAGCCAGTTACTGATGAATACAAAAGCAttgctttgttttcataaaatgttATTCTCCCTTACCCAAAAAGACTCTTTCAAACTGTCCTCTTGGGTATTGAAACACTGAAACACATGCAATTGTCCTGTGTGGTGGAAATGTTTCTCCTGACTATCACCGATTAAAAATGTAGATTTAGTCTTTAAGTATGTGTGTTCCTTTTATggtcagcagaaagaaagagaaactgcaaaGCATAATCCATCCTCTCTTAAAACAGACCACTGAGATAGGTAGGATGAATCATGCCCCAGAGGTCCCATCCTGGGCTGGACAGTTGGTGCAGCATCACTCCCACACTCATCACCCTCCTTTGTCTTTCAGCTCCCGGAGGAGTATCGTTAGTTGTCCCACAACCCAACATCAACGCAACAGTGGCACAAAACATCCTCCTCTCAGTTGAATACTCTTGCAGAGGTGTCGCCACCATTGAGTGGAAGCACGTGTCAAGCTGGGGCACCACCAAAATTGTTGAGTGGAAAAGTGGGAATTATGTCAACATATCCACTGTCTACAAGGACAGAGTGAATACTTTTGAAAATGGTTCTATACAGCTTCTGAATGTGGGCATGGGAGATGCCGGCTACTATTTTATCACTGTAACAGAGGAGTATGGAACCAGCACCTACGGCACCATCATAGTCAACGTTTACGGTACAAACTAGATGGGAGTTCTTGGCTTTACTCTGTGTTTAAACATTAATCTGCTCATaatcaattttatatttttttttctgtcctccctGCAGAGATTATCTATGAAGATTTACATTTTGTAGCAgttctctttgcatttcttgcTGCAGTATCTGCCATTTTGATCTGCTTCATGTGGCTGTGTAATAAATCTCTGCATCTATTTCAGAAGATGACGACACACAAACTAACAGGTATCTCCCTAAGAATGCAGTCAAGATATAGGGTTTTCAAGTCTGAATTTTGAGCCTAAAATTCACTTGTGATTTGATCCATAAAGGTGCTAAGCAGGGACACTGAGAAACAAGACTGGAAGGGCTAAGTTCAGTTATCCCATTCAAGTCTTTACGAGATGAGGCAACTGAATAAGAGGTATCCACAGGACATCTACCTTATACATTTCACATCAGAAACCACAAAACACTTCCCAACACTGCTAACTGCAAAACTTAGGGAGAAAAGTCCAGAGCTGCAGAAACCTCCCATCAGAGGGCAGGAGACAAAGTCAAGAGCATCAGCAACGCTCTCAGGGTCTGTACCAGAAGAGTATCTCCCAAGGGAAAATACTCGAAC belongs to Strix uralensis isolate ZFMK-TIS-50842 chromosome 2, bStrUra1, whole genome shotgun sequence and includes:
- the VSTM5 gene encoding V-set and transmembrane domain-containing protein 5, encoding MRPLRGCRGVVVGTVTLCLAAGWALQTPGGVSLVVPQPNINATVAQNILLSVEYSCRGVATIEWKHVSSWGTTKIVEWKSGNYVNISTVYKDRVNTFENGSIQLLNVGMGDAGYYFITVTEEYGTSTYGTIIVNVYEIIYEDLHFVAVLFAFLAAVSAILICFMWLCNKSLHLFQKMTTHKLTASTTEEIELETIEC